The sequence ATGCACATTTTAGCTCAGGAGATAGAAACACGTATGTGACAGTTGATCTATACTATTTCttccttcattttatttttaccgTGAAGGTCACTGTCATCATGAGGGAAAATTATCTTACATTTCATGTTTATGATGTCCAGAACACAAAGGGCACCTGTTGCGGCATCTCAAAATGATTTCATGGAAATAGATGATCCAATTGGACTTGAAGCTCGAGAACCTCTTTTACCATTTCTATCTTCTGGTAGAAACTTGAACCCATTCTCAATTCTTGACCCcaattttggtagaaatttttttgaagggAGGGGTGCTTCCGAGTTCTCCAGCCGTGCACCATTTGTTTCCCATCCAAGAGAGGTTCGGGAGATCCCAATAGAGGTCAAGGATGGAAATGACCAGCCTGGTCATTCTGGATCTGCTCCTACTATCGAAGATGTCACTGGAACTGCATATGCGCCTGGTCCTGAAACCCACGGACGTGTCATaattgatgatgaagaggatgaagttATTCCAATTGACCCCCCTGCACATGCTGCAGGTCTGAATGAAAGAGAAACTAGCTTGTCAGGTAACAGTCTTAATCAGGCACATGTCGCAAGTGCTCCTGATTTAGACAGTGACTGGGGTAATGatatagaagaagagatggtgCGAGCTGCCATCGAAGCTTCAAAGCGAGAGGCTGAAGAGGGGTATCCAAATCGGCAATTTGGTATTGCTAATGTATGTAAAGTAATTAAAACAACTGAACAGGACTCATACAATTTAATTTATGTCGGTACTTAACTGCATATATTGACAGATTTTCATCTTAATGCAGGAATCATCAAGTCCTGGAATACAACAAGAAGGGCAATCTCAGTTAGAGGATACTGAGCTTGCACATGCAGTTTCATTGTCATTGAGGGTATTTAATTTTGCTATATGGTTTCATTTTGAGAATTTTGTTTCCTGCTTTTCTGTGTCCTTTTGtaattgaaattgatttcagACGGCAGAGCAAGAGAAGGCACGCCGTGAGCAGGGTGTGTTAGTTGGAGCTGCTCAACAGCAAGCTTTTAGCCTATCTGATGTGGAGTTGGGAAAACTACCATCAGCAAATGAAAGGTGGATACTTCAAGTCACTGTTCCATTTACTATATGCACTTTCTAACCTTTCACTTTGTGTGAGAATTGCATGCTTGTGCATACATCTAGGCTTGTCTGTGGGAGTGGATGGTGTTTCATCCATGTTCCTGATTTGTGATTTTCCCTTTTCCTGGTGGAGGCAAGGATTTGGTTCTTTGGGCAAGGGAGCTTCAAGTCAAGTTAAGTTGGAGGCCGGAAGCTCATCTGTGCAGGATGAAGCTGAGGATGTAGACGAGCAGCCATTGGTGAGGCACAGGTCTAGACGAGTTTCTTTTGGATCTATGGAGTCTGCAAAAGATGTTGGAGAAATGACAGACAGCCCCCCGTCAAGTCCTAGACCTCATGATGTTGGTACTGATCAGCAGCGCAACAGGGACAACTTCCCCTCTGATGAAGTAGGGCTGCTGTTAATACATATTTTATTTGTGCTGTGCAACATAGTCATTTGGCTAGGATAGCAAGGTACGTTTTAGATTTTCTGATTGTTTACATTCTTGCTGTGATGAAGTGGGGAGGCATTTCTTCGGAGGAACATGATGAAGCAGTTATGCTCGAAGCTGCACTTTTTGGTCGAATTCCTGAAGGAACTGCATATCGCTTTGATGTGggttcctttccttttcgaACACCACGTCCTCCTTCTCCCACTCTAGCAGCTCAACGGCTACTGCGAGAACAGCAGGTTTGTCCTTTCTTTTTATGGCAGTGGTCTAATGATAATTATTATTTGCAAACAATTGATACTGGTCTAAGGTTGTAGGATGATGAGTATCTTGCTTCACTACAAGCTGATAGAGAAAAAGAATTGAAGGCCAGGGAGGAAGCTGAAGCTCGTCGCTTAGAAGAGGAAGCTGCTAGAGAAGCTGCCCTTGAAGAAGAGAGACGCAAAGAGGAAGCAGCTCGCATGAAATTGCTAGAAGAAGAGGTAATGCCAATTAAGTCCATGCATCTTTGGCATGTTTGTATTGACCTCTGTAGAATTGCTGCGAAGGACTTGGTGGGATTTTTTTGTTCTAAATTGCAGTGGAAATAGGTTAATGATTTTTTCCATTATTAGTTTCTCCCTTAGTTGGATATGCCCTAAGTTCTTGGATGCATATCTCTGCTGAATGAGCAAAATTTATTCAGTATAAGGTGTGAACGTTATAAATTTCTGATTGCGTTGTCATTTGGTTTGACATTTGGAATTTCTTACTCTAGCGGTTTTTGAAAATGGAGTTTCTAAGTTGAATCTAGGTAAGTTGGTTCATGTTTCCCAGTTCAGATCCTCAGCAAAATCAAACAGTTCAAACTTATTATCTTGCTGGTTTTGAAATATTTGCTCTCTGAGACATTACTAATGTTTACAATAATATCTTGATGCTTGTTGTATCTTTGGaaaatttgttattttcttGAGGATTACTCCTCTCTTGTCAACTCTTAGTTGTGTCGTGCAGGACAGGTTTGAAAATCTAATACAAGTCTAAGGATTAGGTGAATTTGGGTTTGGGAATGTCTGCTAACACAAAACTCTCAACATACATTCAAAAATAAGATTTAACCATAGCCATAAATGATGAAAATTTCCATAATACAAGTGCAGAAAATTCATTCTAGGATTCATGGAAATATAATAAGGGGTACATGATAGGCAGTACCTTCCTTTAGTGCTGTGGTCAAGTGCTAAGTCACTACCAAACTCCAAGAATGTGTCCTCAGTGCCTCCTTGCTGTTTATTGATGAATCTCCATTGTGTTTGAGGCTGTAATTTAAGATAAAAGTGGGAAATTGGGACTGGTAGAAAAGGATAGGCGATAGGAAGAGGGTGGTAGAGAAGACTTAGGGAAGAGAAAGGGGGTTGGGCTTCACACCAACTTGGATTCGCTCCAAGGTTTGTGATGTCAGACTAAATTACCAAGGGGAAATCAGTCCCCATAGGATCCATCATAAACTCCAGCACACAAATTAAGTTCAGAATTAACAtataactcagatttggaaaatAGGGCTGAATAGAAGAGATCTCAAATCACAACTCAGATGGGGCTGAATTTTGGATTGAATGGAGATCCTATATGAGGGAACAAACCATAAAACATCGAACAAATTCTGTTGGATGGATTGAGAGATCTGTTAATTGCAAGAATAAGGAAACTTTTGGAGATTCTTCAAGAGCTTGAGTAGGAAGCGTCGGATGATCCTCAAATTTGGATCGAGTCTCCCTCCTAGGGTAGTAAACAAAACTCTAAAATCCTGCAGCAATTACAAAATCTGGTTTAGAAGATATGTACTCGAAATTTCTTCTCATGAAGGCCCTGAAACTGGAATTGATAGACTTTGTGTGTCTCCCGATCAGCAATCTTAGAGGGCTACAATCTCACTTTAAGCAGTAGACaaagataaaaatagaaaaagaaagggaagagtgGGAATCGATTGTAGAAGAAAGGGGGTAgaggaatggctatctcagcctgggtctctcaccctcaactaACCTTTCTCAGGTCAAATTGGAAAGCATAGCTCACaaataatttcattaatcaatCCATGTCTTTGTGTTACAACAATGCATCTTTTTATAGTAGAGGTTAGGGACTCGATACATGGTAAGAAACTAAAAaggggaaacaaattaaaattagAAACCTATTGACTTAAGACACAAACTTCCTATCAAATTATAACTTGCTCATCAAGAAAGAAATAGAGGACATAACTAGACTCCTAGAATATTCAAAATATAGAAACTTAATGACTAAGAAACATAAAATAACTACTAATCCTGTATGACTGAAATCCCCAATATTTGGGCGTTAACccattacaaaagtaaaacccatggACCATACAACCCATTGGACACTCAAAAAACACATATTAGTCCATTCTTGATCCAGTTTGATGTTGAAGTAGAGAACCGGAACTGCACCAAAATAGAAATCTGTCCCAAGAACCGGACCACAGCCAGTTGAATCCCACAACCGGCTCGTACTGGTTTTGGCCTTGCTCCTGTGGTCTACATCAGTTTGCGGGGAATCACTCATGCTGCAGAGAATGGGAGAAATCTCCGAGTTCCACTATCATTCACTATGTTCCATCTCaaaaatagtattttaaaacccaaaatgagaaaaagaagaagagaaattactCCCTATAACTAATTTTCTAGCAGTAATTACTCCCTAATAATTATTTTTCCAGCAAAAAGTCCCTTTAAACATTAGTACAGAACAGTTTTGAcaccaaagaaaataaaatacaaataaattaaaactaGCTACACGAGTATAAAACAAGCTACATGTAAGTAAATAGAAGTATGCATCCACACAAGTTAATATAGGGCATCTAGCCACAATGAAGTGATATTTTTCTGTGTACGTCGTTGTCTCCTTTGATATGTCCTAAATCCCTGGATGATGTTCTCATCATTGTGTTTCTGGTCTAGTGATGGGGTTTTAAATCACCTAGGACTTAGGAATTCAGAAATCCCTTAGAAAACCAGAATTGCAGGgtctaaaaaataaaacctgATCTAGGagaattaaaaaatgaaaaaataataaaaaagccAGGAGGCCTGATCTGGCTACTAAGCTGGTCAAGTGTTCAATTTATGTATGGAAATAAGATGGCAAAATTTGAGACCAATCCAACAGCTACATTTCAAGTTAATGAAATTTCCTAATGGATTAAGGAAACTGGAAACAAGGAACAGAACAGAATATGATTTCAGGAAATTCAGAATTCAAAACAGTAGTCAATGTTGATTGGTTTTAATGAATTGACAGCAGAATGAAATCTTAACTGAGTTGAGATCAGATCTGGGAAAATCAATTCGAAAAACAGATACTAAAGAAACAAACTTGTAATAGGATTGTTCAATTTGATGGCAAACACCGATTGGATCTTGAACAAGAATAACGAAAAATGCACAGGTATTCTGAAATCAGACTTAAAGAACCAGTTCTAGAATCGGAGATTTTGAGGAAGCATGGTACAAGTAGGATTCTAGAAATCAATAGAgaagtttgaattttgaagattAATTCTAAAGACAAATTAGTTATGATATACAGAGTTGAAATCTGAAGTTATagaacaagaaacaaaactaaTAAATCACTAATAAGCTAAGAACATAATAGGAAAGTATGCGCAGGATAGGAGAGAAGTTTTGACCCTTTTGAATGAAtggaagaataaaataaaagaggaaatgtGTTCAGGAATCACCACCTGAAACACTACCTTGAAATCACTACACATCAGAGAAGAAATGTGTTCAGGAATCGCCACCTGAAACACCATCTTGGAATCACTACCAAGGGCTTCTTAGATACACCACCTGGGAGCATACTGAATCATTATAGCAGGGACCCTACTGAATCACCACAGCAGGGAGGTACTAAATCACCACAAAATCAACGGCTGAAGCCGCAGTCTCATTCATTAAATTCATGTAGGATTGTAGCCCCTAACAAACTTATATAATACTCAAACAGGACTcaaactaagcctaaaactCTTCCGGCCAATAGATTACCTTGGAGATGGCCTTAATTGTCTAGGATACTATATAATTATGTAATGTAAGGCTGAATACAAGTACTCAACCCCAATAAATAGTTCCAACACTGTACTATTGTTAGTAATCAAACAGTCCACCCAAACCAGTAACAATCTTAACAAGAGGCCCTATTGGCTAGGACAGAAAACCCAATAAAATCCAGCAAACAGTGATACAAATTGATCACCTAACTTCGGATGATGATAAGACTCAAATAACCCCCACAGCTGAGCTTAACAACAGGTAATCAACACCCCAGAGAATAGATCAACAGTTCTGGATAGAATAGAATAATACCTTCAACCTGATAAAATAGGCAGATCTGAGAAATTATATAACTCAGAAACCAAAGCCCAAGAGAGGCTAATACCCTCGTGGAAGGGATCGTAAGATGACCTTGTAAAACCATCCAAATCAGGGACTGAAGTGATGGCTGGTTGGGAAGACAGAAGATTCTTGAATTGGGGCACCCGAAGGAAGATTTCATTTAACTCAGCAACCAGACCTGGGAAGACCAATGTACTCTGGTTGAGCGGTCTTTGTATCATCCTGTGAAATCCTCAAAAGATGGCCTGCAAAGGCTCAATGATCAGGGAGATATGGGGCAGAGACTGCAACCCAGAAATTTCTCCACAAAAGTGGCCACAGGTCTTGAGCATGGCTTCTGAAACCTCAGCAACAATAGTGACCAACAGAGGATCAGCCTTAAACAGAACTTACAGACATACTTGTttactagagaaaataaaagataaagaagaaagaagatgggagATTAGTGGGGAAAGAATAGGCCCAATAGGGGATAGAGGTGGCTCTCTCagcctgggtctctcacccacaaCTCTCTCAGTTGTCGCAGCCTATCTTAGAACTATACTTGTGCAAGCAAAACTCAGAATTTCATTGATTTAATTGGGGTGTAAGCCTTACACAAACCCTAAATATAGGCTAGCGTATGCCTagcaaaaaggaaactaacagaaaaaaaagaaacgtaAGACTCAAGAAAGTCTCTAGAAGAGAACTTCCTTGtacaagaagaataaaagataGTTATCaaggctaccatggtgatggtAAAAAATCAAGGCGATGCCTagcctaggcgaccaaggcgccAAATCAGGCTGAGCCACTTTGTCGCCAAGGCGTTAACTATGgaataaaacaaaaatggaaactaaaagaAAAGTCCAGCAAAGGCTTCAAACTTCTAGAAGCCTTCTATTCCCTCTAATTGACACTTTCTGTCCAAGTCTTTGAATACAATAAGAAAAGCCTCCAAACTGAAATCGGTAGAAGGAAACTTAAGCCCTACATCTGTTCTTCATTAGCTGTACTTCAATCCACTCAGTCGTTATACATCATTGTGAAGAAAACATCTTGAACAAGTCTGGACTCATAGAGACTTAATCTAGCCCAACTACAACACTTTAAtaacaactaaaataaaagaattattATTGGACAACCAAGTTTTCACCCTGGTGACTCACCCAAGTCCAgtaaaaaactctaaaaacctGGTCAAGAGTCGTGTAGACTTGCCTGGGCATAAAAGTCTCAAGACTCTGCCCGAGtcaccttgattttcacttgaCTTGGAGTTCTCTCCCTAGTCACACAAAAATAGCCGTGTcttgtcatttttcttttactgcTCCTTGTTTAAAATCCCTAACACCTGAATCCTGTAGTCACATGAGAATAGCTGAGTCTTGTCATTTTTCTTGCTGCTCCTTGACCAAAATCCCTAACAATCATTGGAATCCTATCcctcatttcattcccaagcCCTCTCCATCTtccatgttctctctctctctctctctctctctctctctctctcacacacacacacacacacacacacacacacacgcgcgCACGCGCGCGCGCGCGCGTGCACGCTTTGTTTTCTAGGCCCCCCCCTTTGATGTTGCAGATTTGATAGTGGCAAATTATAAGAACGCATCAACACCATGGTTCCGTCTTTGTTTCAAAGAGCTGgaatagtctctctctctctcctcaacaATCTTTTGCCTCTCCCGTACAGTGATGGCTGCTGAGATCAGATCCGAGTTGTGGTGGTTGGAAACTTGGAGCTGGACTGTAAGTcagccctctctctctttttgacaCTATTTCGCCTCTCTTCACCTCCCCCATACGGCGATGGCTGCTGAGATCAGATCTAAGTTGTGGTGGTTGGAATCTTGGAAATGGTCTGTAAAtcagccctctctctctctctctccccctccccttcctcCTTCCCTTTTTGTTCACAGCCTCTCCCCTTCTATTCTCAAATTCCAATCAAACCCTTTCCCTTCCTAATGAAGGTTCAGGTCATCCAAGAAAGGATTCTggaaaccaacccaaaaccagaATCGCAGACTATCAGAATATTCCATAATTCAATAAAGCTTCAATGAAACGAAATCCTGTATTCagatgtgaaaaaaaaatctttttcaaaGACTAGTTCTATATAGGAGAACACTGAACAGCACCCTAGAATCTCAGATTAATCCAAGGGTTGGATTCTAAGATCAAAGAATTTCCTATTGCTGAAAGGAATCTCGGAAACAGAGTTgcaaattcagaaaaaaagaaataataaatctAAGCAAGAAAAACGCAGAAGTCAGAGCATGATAAAAACCTGGTCAAATGGCTTAATAAATAAGATTTATAAGGCCTATCAAAAATTCATCCAAATCTGACGGAGGGATGGGGAGATAAAGAGTTCGACTTGAACAAGTAAACTTAAAAACGTGAGATTCCGATGGTCAAAATGTACTGATATTGCCAGAGGTTAAAAGATGATTCAAAAGGGCATATCCAGTGCACAAGCCTTCCGCCACTGTGGGCTCTAGGAAGGGttataatgtatgcagccttacccttgCTTTGCAGAGgcgctgtttcctgactcgaacccatgaccacttGGTCATAGTGGAGCAACCTTATCATTGCGCCAAGGTTCACCCCTGGTTGAAAGATGATTCATTAATGATAATCGACTACTCAAAAACATGAAATTCCGATGGTCGAAATGTACTTTATTGCTGGATGGTTAAAAAATGATTCATTACTGATAATCAACTACAGAATTTAGGTACTCAAAGTCTCAAACAATCAAATCAGAAACTGCAACTTAAAGATTAGAACTTATGAATGGGAAAGTTCTAACCTGTAAACTGAAAGAAgatagaagagaggagagggatATGACCTGGGAATCATCACCTAAGGCCTAggttggaatcaccaccaaccCACATGTTGAAGCACCGCAAGAGAAGTCTGAATCGCCCCTGAACTTGAGGAAGCAAAGGTTTCATTCGTTGTAAAAATCGTGGGGATGATGTGACCCTacacctttatttataacaagtAATGAGAGATATTATAACAAGGGAATTAGAAGACCCCTCCCCCCCtccgcccaaaaaaaaaaaaagaggggggaaatTGTTAAACCATAAATCAAGAAGGAAGAGTTTTGATTGGACCTAAAACTCTAGTAAAACAAAGATAAGATAGACTCCTAGGTTGGAACTCATAATTTCTATTCCAACCGATACAAGTAACTAGtgaaagcaaaaataaaagaaataaactcTTTAAGAATATCCTACGAGATGGGGAGGACCAATCCTGGTTCAGAATTGAACCAGAAACCGAGGAACTCACTTACTCAGAACCACAAGGCTGAGTTAATTGAATTACCGAGCTTGGTTCTTCCCCTCTGGTACTTCTTAAGGTACCTGTGATCTGCATCACTTCCACTCTCAAATTCCAAGCCAACCCTTGCTCCAGGGCACTAACAAGGGATGATTCCTGCAATGAGACCCATGATCCAGCATCCAGttacacctctctctctctctctcttgtttcctGATTGCTAAAAATCTGAACAAAACCTGCTTCAGTCACCCCTGTTCTTCATAAAGAAACGCCTTCCTGCCGAATGCCTGCAAGTCAGAACAGAAGCTGCTTCAACCCCTCTTCTTCGCGAAGAAATGTTTAAGGAAGGTTTTAAATTCCGTCATTCCCCGTAACTTGACACTGTTGCTGGTCAACTGAAGGGTTTGAAAATAATAGTGAAGCTTTTTT is a genomic window of Macadamia integrifolia cultivar HAES 741 chromosome 13, SCU_Mint_v3, whole genome shotgun sequence containing:
- the LOC122059518 gene encoding plant UBX domain-containing protein 8-like isoform X1, whose translation is MGELHQHFLFFNGRKAEDESLIIVNQLIHHLTHPIYMEHDGDLNEAVNAHFSSGDRNTTQRAPVAASQNDFMEIDDPIGLEAREPLLPFLSSGRNLNPFSILDPNFGRNFFEGRGASEFSSRAPFVSHPREVREIPIEVKDGNDQPGHSGSAPTIEDVTGTAYAPGPETHGRVIIDDEEDEVIPIDPPAHAAGLNERETSLSGNSLNQAHVASAPDLDSDWGNDIEEEMVRAAIEASKREAEEGYPNRQFGIANESSSPGIQQEGQSQLEDTELAHAVSLSLRTAEQEKARREQGVLVGAAQQQAFSLSDVELGKLPSANERQGFGSLGKGASSQVKLEAGSSSVQDEAEDVDEQPLVRHRSRRVSFGSMESAKDVGEMTDSPPSSPRPHDVGTDQQRNRDNFPSDEWGGISSEEHDEAVMLEAALFGRIPEGTAYRFDVGSFPFRTPRPPSPTLAAQRLLREQQDDEYLASLQADREKELKAREEAEARRLEEEAAREAALEEERRKEEAARMKLLEEEEFERQLAAKEASLPQEPASDDENSVTLLVRMPDGSRHGRRFLKSDKLQSLFDFIDVGRGVKPGTYKLVRPYPRRAFSDGESGLSLGELGLTSKQEALFIELN
- the LOC122059518 gene encoding plant UBX domain-containing protein 8-like isoform X2 produces the protein MARANREAIDMFMNITGASEDVALQSLEEHDGDLNEAVNAHFSSGDRNTTQRAPVAASQNDFMEIDDPIGLEAREPLLPFLSSGRNLNPFSILDPNFGRNFFEGRGASEFSSRAPFVSHPREVREIPIEVKDGNDQPGHSGSAPTIEDVTGTAYAPGPETHGRVIIDDEEDEVIPIDPPAHAAGLNERETSLSGNSLNQAHVASAPDLDSDWGNDIEEEMVRAAIEASKREAEEGYPNRQFGIANESSSPGIQQEGQSQLEDTELAHAVSLSLRTAEQEKARREQGVLVGAAQQQAFSLSDVELGKLPSANERQGFGSLGKGASSQVKLEAGSSSVQDEAEDVDEQPLVRHRSRRVSFGSMESAKDVGEMTDSPPSSPRPHDVGTDQQRNRDNFPSDEWGGISSEEHDEAVMLEAALFGRIPEGTAYRFDVGSFPFRTPRPPSPTLAAQRLLREQQDDEYLASLQADREKELKAREEAEARRLEEEAAREAALEEERRKEEAARMKLLEEEEFERQLAAKEASLPQEPASDDENSVTLLVRMPDGSRHGRRFLKSDKLQSLFDFIDVGRGVKPGTYKLVRPYPRRAFSDGESGLSLGELGLTSKQEALFIELN
- the LOC122059518 gene encoding plant UBX domain-containing protein 8-like isoform X3, coding for MEIDDPIGLEAREPLLPFLSSGRNLNPFSILDPNFGRNFFEGRGASEFSSRAPFVSHPREVREIPIEVKDGNDQPGHSGSAPTIEDVTGTAYAPGPETHGRVIIDDEEDEVIPIDPPAHAAGLNERETSLSGNSLNQAHVASAPDLDSDWGNDIEEEMVRAAIEASKREAEEGYPNRQFGIANESSSPGIQQEGQSQLEDTELAHAVSLSLRTAEQEKARREQGVLVGAAQQQAFSLSDVELGKLPSANERQGFGSLGKGASSQVKLEAGSSSVQDEAEDVDEQPLVRHRSRRVSFGSMESAKDVGEMTDSPPSSPRPHDVGTDQQRNRDNFPSDEWGGISSEEHDEAVMLEAALFGRIPEGTAYRFDVGSFPFRTPRPPSPTLAAQRLLREQQDDEYLASLQADREKELKAREEAEARRLEEEAAREAALEEERRKEEAARMKLLEEEEFERQLAAKEASLPQEPASDDENSVTLLVRMPDGSRHGRRFLKSDKLQSLFDFIDVGRGVKPGTYKLVRPYPRRAFSDGESGLSLGELGLTSKQEALFIELN